One genomic window of Parabacteroides pacaensis includes the following:
- a CDS encoding RagB/SusD family nutrient uptake outer membrane protein, which translates to MKKKYILLSLAVATAFTSCSDFLNVEKDIKDRMTLEEVFASEDYTEEWLANAYSFLPNETADLGIEGEWPFCFSDDMYNPIYKNLKEITYSQETWQNSWKKCYRGIRQASIFIQNVDFCEELTPEERIDYKAQARFVRAFYYWKLLQKYGPIPLLPEEGQDYTDSYEALSLPRNTYDECVEYISSEMATAAKDLPLKRELLSIARPTRGAALSVRAKVLLYAASPLMNGNTDSYAALLVNDQGKMLLSKEYDESKWAKAAAAAKDVIDLNIYQLYVAYTRETGDKAYPATIKPFDDGKFSKRNWPEGYADIDPFESYRSVFNGELGATENPELIFTRGQNQANNGVNFMVLHQLPLKAKGYNKTCLTQKQCDAYYMNDGTDCPGKDMEIGRGDGSQRKVGFVTDEDVKAGRYKQLVKGVSLQYADREPRFYASVAYNGAIWSLLNATLVEDQGPYTCWYYRGGAEGQDNSDNWLRTGIGVMKFVRPTDTNDDRNCAGDNSHITKKADPAIRYAEILLIYAEALNELSGSYQIQSWDGSKVHSMSRDIHELAKGIQPIRIRAGVPDYENSIYEDKEAFRKKLKRERQIELMGEGHRYFDLRRWKDAVEEEALPMYGCNTLMTEAERDQYHMPVELADVLTCFAEKTYFWPIHRDEMLKNTRLTQNPGWQEDF; encoded by the coding sequence ATGAAGAAAAAATATATCCTATTGTCCTTGGCTGTAGCAACAGCTTTTACATCTTGTAGTGATTTTTTGAATGTTGAAAAGGACATTAAAGACCGTATGACTCTTGAAGAAGTGTTTGCAAGTGAAGATTACACAGAAGAATGGTTAGCAAACGCCTATTCTTTTCTGCCTAATGAAACGGCAGACCTCGGTATCGAAGGGGAATGGCCCTTTTGCTTCAGTGATGATATGTACAACCCGATTTATAAAAATCTCAAAGAAATAACTTATAGCCAGGAGACTTGGCAAAACTCCTGGAAAAAATGCTACAGAGGCATCCGGCAAGCATCTATTTTTATACAGAATGTTGATTTTTGTGAAGAACTAACTCCGGAAGAACGGATAGATTATAAAGCTCAAGCACGCTTTGTACGTGCATTTTATTATTGGAAGCTGTTACAAAAATATGGTCCTATTCCACTTTTACCGGAAGAAGGACAAGATTATACAGACAGTTATGAAGCATTATCCTTACCCCGCAATACCTACGATGAATGTGTAGAATATATTTCATCGGAAATGGCAACTGCTGCTAAAGATCTTCCGTTAAAACGTGAACTATTGTCTATCGCCCGTCCTACACGCGGTGCAGCTCTCTCTGTACGAGCCAAAGTTTTGTTATATGCGGCAAGTCCCCTGATGAACGGCAACACAGACAGCTATGCTGCTCTCTTAGTAAACGACCAAGGAAAAATGTTGCTTTCTAAAGAATATGACGAAAGTAAATGGGCTAAGGCTGCTGCCGCTGCAAAAGATGTAATAGATTTGAATATTTATCAATTATATGTGGCTTATACTCGTGAAACCGGAGACAAAGCTTATCCGGCGACCATCAAACCATTCGATGATGGAAAATTTTCAAAAAGAAATTGGCCCGAAGGGTATGCAGATATTGACCCGTTCGAATCTTACCGGTCTGTATTTAACGGAGAATTAGGAGCCACGGAAAATCCGGAACTAATTTTCACACGCGGACAGAACCAGGCAAATAATGGTGTAAATTTCATGGTATTACATCAATTACCCTTAAAAGCGAAAGGATATAATAAAACTTGCTTGACACAAAAACAATGTGACGCTTATTATATGAACGATGGTACAGACTGTCCGGGTAAAGATATGGAAATCGGACGTGGGGACGGAAGCCAGCGTAAGGTAGGTTTTGTAACAGATGAAGATGTAAAAGCAGGACGCTACAAGCAGTTGGTAAAGGGTGTTTCCTTGCAATATGCAGACCGTGAACCACGTTTTTATGCTTCTGTTGCCTATAATGGAGCTATATGGAGTTTGCTTAATGCAACATTAGTGGAAGACCAAGGTCCTTACACTTGCTGGTATTACCGGGGAGGTGCAGAAGGTCAAGATAACTCTGACAACTGGTTGCGTACAGGAATTGGTGTAATGAAATTCGTCCGACCAACCGATACGAATGACGACCGGAATTGTGCGGGGGATAATTCTCACATCACTAAAAAGGCCGATCCGGCTATTCGTTACGCAGAAATTTTACTAATTTATGCGGAAGCATTGAATGAGCTTAGCGGTAGTTACCAGATACAGTCTTGGGATGGTTCAAAAGTTCATTCTATGAGCCGGGACATCCATGAATTGGCTAAAGGTATCCAACCGATTCGTATCCGTGCAGGTGTTCCTGATTACGAAAATAGCATTTATGAAGATAAAGAGGCATTTCGTAAAAAACTAAAACGTGAACGCCAAATAGAACTAATGGGTGAAGGACACCGGTATTTTGACTTGCGTCGCTGGAAAGATGCTGTTGAAGAAGAAGCCTTACCTATGTACGGATGTAATACGTTAATGACAGAAGCTGAACGTGACCAATATCACATGCCGGTAGAATTAGCCGATGTCCTTACCTGTTTCGCCGAAAAAACTTATTTCTGGCCGATACACAGGGACGAAATGCTTAAAAATACACGCCTTACACAAAATCCAGGTTGGCAAGAAGACTTTTAA
- a CDS encoding SusC/RagA family TonB-linked outer membrane protein, giving the protein MKHIILICLGLFCLVVQGFAQGIDSETIEVEGTVVDTNKEPLIGANVVVKDVPGLGAITDVDGKYKIKVKPFQRLLFSYVGYEPEEVLIKREKVINIIMKEAKSSILDEIVITGTGAQKKISVTGAITAVNVEELKATPSASITNALAGNVAGVLAMQTSGQPGKNTSEFWIRGISTFGASNSALVLVDGFERDLNDISIEDIESFQVLKDAAETAIYGARGANGVILITTKHGKPGKINIDVKAETTYNTRTITPEYVDGYTYASMLNEARITRNQEPVYQEDELFNLKYGLDQDLLPNVDWQDVILKDGAMSYRATLNLNGGGANARYFISASYIDEQGMYKTDNILKNDYNTNANARRWNFRMNADIDITKSTLLKVGISGMLKKQNDSGKGSDAIWNSLSGYIPVGSPVIYSNGYIPGFSVNDARDNPWVAATQTGFRQNWNNQMQTNVTLEQKLDFVTKGLRLLGRFGFDTNNSSWINKIKEPERWMAERHRDDNGEIVFKRLNVEKKLTQSSGGSGDRREFFEAELHYNRGFGDHHADATLKYTQDSKIQTYNLGEDLKNSIPYRHQGLAGRFTYNWKYRYYFNFNFGYTGSENFAIGSQYGFFPALSLAWNIAEENFVKEHVKWMNMFKIRYSWGKVGNDNVGTRFPYLYTIGNTTGYQWGDFSFNRSFEGKTYLNVASPGITWEIATKHDLGTDLSLFDDKFTVTVDYFHEQRDGIYMNRSHLPWTVGLNEGDNPKANVGSVLSKGWDGNFAYKQHVGKVNLTIRGNATYSKNEILKKDEGFKTFPYQYEQGYRVNQAKGLIATGLFKDWDDIRDSPQQVAWGKVEPGDIKYKDVNGNGVIDDNDRVAIGSTTKPGFIYGMGASAQWKGLDVNIHFQGAGKSSFFVEGGNVHAFSRGQWGNILKEMVNTDRWISKEISGDPATENPNAKYPRLEYENMNGNNRQRSTFWLRDGSYLRLKTVELGYTIPKSVVNKIHFNKVRIFFIGTNLLTFSSFKMWDPELGDTDGNSYPISKSLTLGLTINL; this is encoded by the coding sequence ATGAAACATATTATTTTAATATGCTTAGGCTTATTTTGCCTAGTAGTGCAAGGATTCGCACAAGGAATAGATTCGGAAACGATCGAAGTAGAAGGTACTGTAGTAGATACTAACAAAGAGCCTTTAATAGGTGCAAACGTGGTAGTAAAAGATGTTCCCGGCCTAGGAGCTATTACAGATGTAGACGGCAAATACAAAATAAAGGTAAAGCCGTTTCAACGTTTACTCTTTTCTTATGTTGGATACGAACCCGAAGAGGTGCTGATTAAAAGGGAAAAAGTAATAAATATTATTATGAAAGAGGCCAAATCAAGTATTTTGGACGAGATAGTTATTACCGGAACCGGTGCACAAAAGAAAATCAGTGTTACGGGAGCTATCACAGCTGTCAATGTAGAAGAATTGAAAGCAACCCCTTCTGCCAGTATTACAAATGCTTTGGCAGGAAACGTAGCTGGAGTGCTGGCTATGCAAACAAGCGGTCAACCGGGTAAAAACACATCTGAGTTTTGGATCCGGGGTATTTCCACTTTCGGAGCAAGTAACAGTGCCTTGGTACTGGTGGATGGTTTTGAACGGGATTTAAACGATATCAGCATAGAAGATATTGAGTCGTTCCAAGTATTGAAAGACGCAGCGGAAACAGCCATTTACGGTGCACGCGGAGCGAATGGGGTTATATTGATTACCACCAAGCATGGGAAACCCGGAAAGATAAATATCGATGTAAAAGCTGAAACTACTTATAATACACGTACTATCACGCCGGAATATGTGGACGGATATACGTATGCTTCCATGCTCAACGAAGCGCGCATCACACGTAACCAGGAACCGGTTTACCAGGAGGATGAGTTGTTCAACCTAAAATATGGATTGGACCAAGACCTGTTACCAAACGTAGATTGGCAAGATGTGATATTAAAAGACGGAGCAATGAGTTACAGAGCTACATTAAATCTGAATGGAGGAGGTGCCAATGCCCGTTATTTTATTTCGGCCAGTTACATAGACGAACAGGGTATGTATAAAACGGATAATATTTTAAAAAACGATTACAATACGAATGCCAATGCTCGGCGTTGGAATTTCCGTATGAATGCAGACATTGATATTACGAAATCCACCCTGTTGAAAGTCGGGATTTCCGGTATGTTAAAAAAACAGAACGACTCCGGGAAAGGATCAGATGCAATTTGGAACAGTCTTTCCGGATATATTCCGGTAGGAAGCCCTGTAATCTATTCGAATGGCTACATTCCTGGCTTTTCTGTGAACGATGCTCGTGACAATCCTTGGGTTGCCGCTACCCAGACGGGATTCAGACAAAACTGGAACAACCAAATGCAAACCAACGTAACATTAGAACAAAAGCTCGATTTTGTAACGAAAGGTCTACGCCTGCTTGGACGCTTCGGATTTGACACAAATAACAGTAGCTGGATCAATAAAATCAAAGAGCCTGAACGTTGGATGGCCGAACGTCATCGAGATGATAACGGAGAAATTGTCTTTAAACGTCTCAATGTAGAAAAGAAATTAACGCAAAGCTCTGGAGGAAGTGGCGACCGCCGCGAATTCTTTGAAGCGGAACTTCATTATAACAGAGGATTTGGCGATCATCATGCCGATGCAACTTTGAAGTATACACAAGATTCTAAGATACAGACTTATAATTTAGGTGAAGACTTAAAAAACAGTATTCCTTATCGCCACCAAGGATTAGCCGGACGTTTTACTTATAATTGGAAATATCGTTACTATTTCAATTTCAATTTCGGATATACTGGTTCGGAGAATTTTGCCATCGGTAGTCAATATGGATTTTTCCCAGCTCTCTCATTAGCATGGAATATTGCTGAAGAAAATTTTGTTAAAGAGCATGTAAAATGGATGAACATGTTCAAAATCCGGTATTCCTGGGGTAAAGTGGGAAATGACAATGTAGGTACTCGCTTCCCTTATCTATACACAATCGGAAACACAACCGGATACCAATGGGGCGATTTTAGTTTCAACAGGTCTTTCGAAGGAAAAACCTATCTAAATGTAGCATCTCCCGGCATTACTTGGGAAATTGCGACAAAACATGACTTAGGGACGGATTTGTCTTTATTTGACGATAAATTTACTGTAACAGTTGACTATTTCCATGAACAACGCGACGGAATTTATATGAACCGAAGCCATCTTCCCTGGACTGTCGGGCTAAATGAAGGAGATAATCCGAAAGCAAATGTCGGAAGCGTATTATCCAAGGGATGGGACGGAAACTTCGCTTACAAACAACATGTAGGAAAAGTAAATCTTACTATAAGGGGTAATGCAACTTATAGTAAAAATGAAATCCTGAAAAAAGATGAAGGATTCAAAACGTTTCCCTATCAATATGAACAAGGTTACCGGGTTAACCAAGCGAAGGGCTTGATCGCTACCGGTTTGTTTAAAGACTGGGACGATATCCGCGACAGCCCTCAACAAGTAGCATGGGGAAAAGTGGAACCGGGAGATATTAAATATAAGGATGTCAATGGCAACGGAGTTATCGACGATAATGACCGGGTAGCCATAGGCAGTACTACCAAACCAGGATTTATCTATGGTATGGGAGCCTCTGCCCAATGGAAAGGGCTGGATGTAAATATCCACTTCCAGGGAGCCGGAAAATCTTCTTTCTTTGTGGAAGGTGGAAATGTCCATGCCTTTTCAAGAGGCCAATGGGGAAATATCTTGAAAGAAATGGTAAATACAGATCGTTGGATTTCAAAAGAGATCTCTGGCGATCCGGCCACAGAAAACCCGAATGCAAAATATCCTCGGCTGGAATATGAAAATATGAATGGGAATAACCGCCAACGTTCTACTTTCTGGTTGCGCGATGGTTCCTATTTACGCTTGAAAACAGTAGAATTAGGGTATACAATACCTAAAAGCGTAGTGAACAAAATCCATTTTAACAAAGTACGGATATTCTTTATCGGAACGAACTTGTTAACTTTCTCTAGTTTCAAAATGTGGGACCCCGAATTAGGAGATACGGATGGAAACAGCTATCCTATTTCTAAATCTCTGACGCTCGGATTAACTATTAACCTCTAA
- the gldE gene encoding gliding motility-associated protein GldE, which translates to MDSDYYLSNLFNEITVQAVTTGTVVAFILAALLLFLSGFVSASEVAYFSLEPGDVNDIKEERTPSDSLIKQLLGNSEYLLATILIANNFVNVAIVMLCTYGVNSLFDFSHVPVLGFVLETIILTFLLLLFGEIMPKIYAQKNALMFARFAAPALRFMEKLVSPLSKLLVTSTNIINKALSKKKYDLSMDELSKALELTSDEIPEEKEMLEEIIKFYDTTASEIMTPRFDVEDIDIKMNFREVLDFIIKSGYSRIPVYAGSEDNIKGILYIKDLLPYLEKPETFRWQSLIRPAYFVPETKKIDDLLEEFRTSKIHMAIVVDEFGGTSGIVTMEDILEEIVGEISDEYDEDEKLYIKLADGSMVFEGKILLTDFFRIIDAEESDFGKLTEEVETLGGLLLEIKGDFPERGEVITYSTYRFQVLEVDDRRILKIKFSRLQPRKEPGEE; encoded by the coding sequence TTGGATTCAGATTATTATTTATCGAACTTATTTAATGAAATAACAGTACAGGCTGTAACCACTGGTACTGTTGTTGCATTCATTCTTGCTGCATTATTACTATTCCTTTCGGGTTTTGTATCTGCTTCGGAAGTAGCATATTTTTCTCTAGAACCTGGGGATGTAAATGATATAAAAGAGGAAAGGACACCTTCCGATTCTTTGATAAAGCAATTACTCGGCAATTCCGAATATCTGCTTGCTACAATTCTGATAGCGAATAATTTTGTGAATGTAGCTATTGTGATGCTATGTACTTACGGCGTAAACTCCCTATTTGACTTTTCTCATGTCCCGGTATTAGGTTTTGTACTGGAAACGATTATTCTTACTTTTTTGCTTTTATTGTTTGGCGAAATAATGCCTAAAATTTATGCCCAGAAGAATGCATTGATGTTTGCCCGTTTTGCTGCTCCTGCTTTACGTTTTATGGAGAAACTCGTTTCTCCTCTTTCTAAATTGCTGGTTACTTCCACTAACATAATAAACAAAGCCTTGTCCAAAAAGAAATACGATTTATCGATGGATGAATTATCAAAGGCTTTGGAGCTTACTTCAGATGAAATTCCGGAAGAAAAAGAAATGTTGGAAGAAATTATAAAATTCTATGATACCACAGCGAGTGAGATAATGACCCCTCGTTTTGATGTAGAAGATATAGATATAAAAATGAATTTCCGGGAAGTGTTGGATTTTATTATAAAGTCGGGTTATTCCCGTATTCCGGTTTATGCCGGTTCAGAAGACAATATAAAAGGAATTTTATATATTAAAGACCTTCTCCCTTATTTGGAAAAGCCAGAGACTTTTCGTTGGCAAAGCCTGATCCGTCCGGCTTATTTTGTCCCCGAAACAAAAAAGATCGATGATTTATTAGAAGAATTTCGTACAAGTAAAATTCACATGGCTATTGTGGTAGATGAATTTGGTGGTACATCAGGTATTGTAACCATGGAGGACATTTTAGAAGAAATTGTAGGAGAAATCTCTGATGAATATGATGAAGATGAAAAACTTTATATTAAATTGGCTGATGGTAGCATGGTCTTTGAAGGTAAAATTCTTCTTACTGACTTTTTCCGGATTATTGACGCGGAAGAAAGCGATTTTGGTAAATTGACAGAAGAAGTAGAAACATTAGGTGGTCTTTTGTTGGAAATAAAAGGTGATTTTCCAGAACGTGGAGAAGTGATTACCTATAGCACTTATCGTTTTCAAGTGTTAGAAGTAGATGACCGTCGTATTCTTAAAATCAAGTTTTCCCGTCTTCAACCCAGAAAAGAACCAGGAGAAGAATAA
- a CDS encoding single-stranded DNA-binding protein codes for MSLNKVILIGFVGKDPDVRYFDSGTAVANFPLATSERGYTLANGTVVPERTEWHNVVVRRDQVQFVEKWVKKGSFVYVEGKIRTRTYDDQSGNKRYIVEIHADRIEFFSSGSRRDDSQQTGQNGYASQQPASSSYGTPQQTQAYQQPSAPSSPSMEGNNPADDLPF; via the coding sequence ATGTCGTTGAATAAAGTTATTTTAATTGGTTTCGTAGGAAAAGATCCCGATGTGAGATATTTTGACAGCGGAACGGCAGTAGCTAATTTCCCTTTAGCTACTTCAGAAAGAGGCTATACCTTAGCTAATGGAACAGTAGTACCGGAACGTACGGAATGGCATAATGTCGTGGTTCGGCGTGACCAGGTACAATTTGTAGAAAAGTGGGTAAAGAAAGGATCTTTTGTATATGTAGAAGGTAAAATTCGTACCCGCACCTATGACGATCAGTCTGGCAACAAACGATATATAGTAGAGATTCATGCGGATCGTATTGAATTTTTCTCAAGCGGTAGCCGCCGGGATGATTCGCAACAAACAGGACAGAATGGGTATGCTTCACAGCAGCCGGCTTCATCTTCATATGGAACCCCGCAGCAAACACAAGCATATCAGCAACCTTCAGCACCCTCTTCTCCTTCTATGGAGGGTAATAACCCTGCTGATGATTTGCCGTTCTAG
- a CDS encoding 4'-phosphopantetheinyl transferase family protein, with protein MPLLKKQEAPLWGIWEIKESAEELLSSLKQTKWYDPFLQKIKMERRRQEWLAVRVLLKHLLGCEACIDYKESGMPYLPDCPDLHISISHTKGYAAILLSDLPFPGIDIEYIGPRIKKVTSRFMSEQELQQVDKSCELESFLLYWSAKETVFKALQQSDVDFCKHIHIRPFIPTDFGWFYAIETSTPFQRRYRINYEINNNFVVTYTTG; from the coding sequence ATGCCTTTATTAAAAAAACAAGAAGCTCCTTTATGGGGAATATGGGAAATTAAAGAATCTGCCGAAGAATTACTTTCCTCTTTGAAACAAACGAAATGGTATGATCCGTTCTTACAAAAAATAAAAATGGAACGCCGTCGTCAGGAATGGCTAGCAGTTCGCGTATTACTGAAACACTTATTAGGATGTGAAGCTTGTATCGATTATAAAGAAAGCGGTATGCCCTATCTCCCGGATTGTCCGGATTTGCATATCAGTATTTCTCATACAAAAGGGTATGCTGCGATTTTACTATCGGATTTACCATTTCCCGGAATCGATATTGAATATATAGGTCCCCGAATAAAAAAAGTAACCTCCCGTTTTATGAGTGAACAAGAATTACAACAGGTAGATAAGTCTTGTGAATTAGAATCATTTTTACTTTATTGGTCAGCAAAAGAAACTGTTTTCAAAGCTCTTCAACAATCCGATGTGGATTTTTGCAAACATATCCATATTCGACCTTTTATCCCGACTGATTTTGGTTGGTTTTATGCTATTGAAACATCTACCCCTTTTCAACGTCGTTACCGTATAAATTATGAAATAAACAATAACTTTGTTGTAACCTATACTACTGGATAA
- the mutY gene encoding A/G-specific adenine glycosylase: MLQSNKDLNISKQLIDWYKDNKRELPWRNTNDPYLIWVSEIILQQTRVNQGMDYFLRFTERFPDVKSLANAQEEEVLKYWQGLGYYSRARNLHAAAKSIVDKFNGFFPQNYQDILSLKGVGEYTAAAIGSFAWNMPYPVVDGNVFRVLSRLFGISEPIDSGKGKKLFNELAVQVMDSEKAGIHNQAIMEFGALHCTPFNPQCLFCPLVDKCMAYTTGKVTQYPVKQQKIKNRNRYFHYFHIVYNNAYTYLHRRGKKDIWQGLFEFPLIETETPMDFLELKETKPFQTLFNGITDLAVSATLMNKKHVLSHQTLYTNFYKIEIDTEGNGLSGYLKVPVGEIEKYAIPRLIHIYLEKMS; this comes from the coding sequence ATGTTACAGAGTAATAAGGATTTAAATATTAGTAAGCAGTTAATTGACTGGTATAAAGATAATAAAAGGGAACTTCCTTGGCGTAATACAAATGATCCATATCTTATATGGGTTTCCGAGATAATACTCCAACAAACTAGGGTGAACCAGGGAATGGATTATTTTTTACGGTTTACAGAACGTTTCCCGGATGTAAAATCGTTAGCTAATGCTCAAGAAGAAGAAGTTTTGAAGTATTGGCAAGGATTAGGTTATTATAGCAGAGCCCGAAATCTCCATGCAGCAGCGAAAAGTATTGTGGATAAATTTAATGGCTTTTTTCCGCAAAATTACCAAGATATTTTATCTTTAAAAGGGGTAGGGGAATATACAGCTGCTGCCATCGGATCTTTTGCATGGAATATGCCTTATCCGGTAGTAGATGGAAATGTATTCCGAGTATTATCCCGGTTGTTTGGTATAAGTGAACCTATTGATTCGGGAAAGGGAAAAAAGCTTTTTAATGAACTAGCTGTTCAGGTCATGGATTCTGAAAAGGCTGGAATTCATAACCAGGCTATTATGGAGTTCGGAGCTTTACATTGTACTCCTTTTAATCCGCAGTGCTTATTTTGTCCATTAGTAGATAAATGCATGGCCTATACTACCGGTAAAGTGACACAATATCCTGTAAAGCAACAAAAGATAAAGAATAGGAATCGATACTTTCATTATTTTCATATTGTATATAATAATGCGTATACATATCTTCATCGGCGTGGAAAAAAGGACATTTGGCAAGGATTATTTGAGTTTCCACTCATAGAAACGGAAACACCTATGGACTTTCTGGAGTTGAAGGAAACAAAACCTTTTCAAACTCTGTTTAATGGAATAACGGATTTAGCTGTTTCTGCTACTTTGATGAACAAGAAGCATGTTCTTTCTCATCAAACTTTGTATACAAATTTCTATAAAATAGAGATCGATACGGAAGGAAATGGTTTATCCGGTTATTTAAAAGTGCCGGTGGGAGAAATCGAAAAATATGCAATTCCTCGTTTAATACACATTTATTTAGAGAAAATGTCTTGA
- a CDS encoding DUF697 domain-containing protein — protein MKRNFIFLIGIFVSIAGLMLVGNIIIIGERLARVHPTVEYLFYMVLLALTVVYIIIPVIRVMKTPGIPAFDEERLKGTSSTEVCNIGILLAKNNYYIKDPGARKSHRKYLLDYFNLHVDEKELVLIKIADEMEKRLRHMDHIIKEQALTVFLISALSQNGKFDFISALVINFKMIKQIVLTSGFRPTYTQLIRIYIHVLSASFITYFSDEMLDDIDFSSLANTLHVPGIFISSLIDGTVTALMTLRIGYIAKMYIQTGSEAFNKRTARRYGLKNARKEIIEVAKLGVSKLHKSAVNGFISLFKGKKRMPETGNF, from the coding sequence ATGAAACGGAATTTTATATTTCTTATAGGAATTTTTGTCAGCATAGCAGGGTTAATGCTGGTAGGAAATATTATTATTATCGGTGAAAGATTAGCTCGCGTACATCCTACCGTAGAATATCTTTTTTACATGGTGCTATTAGCTTTGACGGTCGTTTATATTATCATACCGGTTATCCGCGTGATGAAAACGCCGGGTATTCCTGCTTTTGATGAAGAAAGATTGAAAGGAACTTCTTCTACAGAAGTTTGTAATATAGGAATACTCTTAGCTAAGAATAATTACTATATTAAAGATCCCGGAGCACGTAAATCTCACCGCAAATACCTCCTCGATTATTTTAATTTGCACGTAGATGAAAAAGAACTTGTTCTTATAAAAATAGCAGATGAAATGGAAAAGCGCCTTCGTCATATGGACCATATTATTAAAGAACAAGCCTTAACGGTCTTTCTTATATCTGCCCTTTCTCAAAATGGTAAATTCGATTTTATCAGTGCGCTAGTTATCAATTTTAAAATGATTAAGCAGATTGTTTTAACTTCTGGTTTTCGCCCTACATACACTCAATTAATTCGCATTTACATACATGTTTTAAGTGCCTCTTTTATTACCTATTTTTCCGATGAAATGTTAGACGATATTGATTTTTCTTCCTTAGCAAACACTCTCCACGTACCGGGTATATTTATTTCTTCTTTGATAGACGGTACAGTAACAGCCTTAATGACTCTTCGGATAGGATATATTGCTAAAATGTATATACAAACCGGAAGTGAAGCATTCAATAAACGAACCGCTCGCAGATATGGTTTGAAGAATGCCCGTAAAGAAATAATAGAAGTCGCCAAGTTAGGTGTAAGTAAACTTCACAAATCAGCAGTGAATGGTTTTATCTCTTTATTTAAAGGAAAAAAACGAATGCCGGAGACTGGGAATTTTTAA
- a CDS encoding DUF4973 domain-containing protein: MKHRSIYNCLIAIAALLTWNSCNNEWEDEQYEQLVSLKAPTNDNTPVTQIRLKYKGDTVTHYNLPVIVSGTTVNSKDLDVHIGIDLDTLNIYNKEHFYERKDLYFRQLTSSFYEIPDSVVRIPAGKSTALLDIQFKFKGLDLSDKWVLPLIVKDSPSYNYQSHPRKDYNNALLWITPFNDYSGDYGTTNLSIYTDKSNKPIVVSNRTAYVVDENSVFFYAGATKETREDRRFFKITAAFQAQTDSTGTVSLQTENPDLHLNVIGQPTYYITKMMDNARPTLLRRTVTINLEYEFEDPLETPGYIIKYRAKGTMSLQRNINTVIPDEEFAIEW; the protein is encoded by the coding sequence ATGAAACATAGAAGTATATATAATTGCTTAATTGCTATAGCAGCCCTGCTTACATGGAATTCATGTAATAACGAATGGGAGGATGAACAGTATGAACAGCTTGTGTCATTAAAGGCCCCGACAAATGATAATACACCGGTCACGCAGATCCGTTTGAAATATAAAGGAGACACGGTTACTCATTACAATTTGCCGGTCATCGTTTCAGGAACTACCGTAAACTCTAAAGATCTGGATGTTCATATAGGAATAGATCTGGACACGTTGAATATTTATAATAAAGAACATTTTTACGAACGCAAAGATCTATATTTTCGTCAATTGACTTCATCATTTTATGAGATTCCGGATTCGGTGGTCCGTATTCCAGCCGGTAAAAGCACTGCCTTATTAGATATTCAATTCAAATTTAAAGGATTGGATCTAAGTGACAAATGGGTGTTGCCTCTTATTGTGAAAGACTCGCCTTCGTATAATTACCAGTCGCATCCACGAAAAGATTACAATAACGCATTATTATGGATCACTCCGTTCAATGATTATTCGGGAGATTACGGCACGACTAATCTTTCCATATATACGGATAAAAGTAACAAACCTATTGTAGTAAGTAACCGAACGGCGTATGTGGTAGATGAAAATTCTGTTTTCTTTTATGCCGGTGCAACAAAAGAGACCCGGGAAGATCGTCGTTTCTTTAAGATTACCGCAGCATTTCAAGCCCAAACAGATAGTACCGGGACAGTATCTTTACAAACGGAAAATCCGGATTTGCATTTAAACGTAATAGGACAACCCACTTATTATATTACTAAAATGATGGATAATGCGCGTCCTACGTTATTACGCAGAACCGTCACTATCAACCTGGAATACGAATTCGAAGATCCGCTGGAAACTCCCGGCTATATAATTAAATACAGAGCAAAGGGTACGATGTCGCTCCAGCGTAATATCAATACGGTAATTCCGGACGAAGAATTTGCTATAGAATGGTAA